A genomic segment from Vicia villosa cultivar HV-30 ecotype Madison, WI unplaced genomic scaffold, Vvil1.0 ctg.000470F_1_1, whole genome shotgun sequence encodes:
- the LOC131628672 gene encoding uncharacterized protein LOC131628672, producing the protein MANLLNMFFSIMLIEVSLLALLIGNSKATHRFIDIKDHIDHQVSLQTRSVHRIARLSPEGPNPHHDNSLQPKSDHHIAKLSPGGPDPHHHLSLQTRNVHHIARLSPEGPDPHHHVSLPTGNVHHIERLSPGGPDSHHHDFLQTRNVHEIARLSPGGPNPHHDNSLNPTSVDHIAKLSPGGPDPHHHLSLQTRNVHHIARLSPEGPDPHHHVSLQKGNVHRIERLSPGGPDSHHHDFLETRNVHGIARLSPGGPNPHHDNSLHPTSVHLTAKLSLRGHNPNYPNSFQP; encoded by the coding sequence ATGGCAAATTTGCTAAACATGTTCTTTTCAATAATGCTTATCGAAGTATCTCTTTTAGCATTGTTGATTGGAAATTCCAAAGCAACTCATCGCTTTATTGATATTAAGGATCATATTGATCACCAAGTTTCCTTACAAACGAGGAGTGTTCATCGCattgcaagattgagtccagAAGGACCTAATCCACACCACGACAATTCCTTACAGCCAAAAAGTGATCATCACATTGCAAAATTGAGTCCAGGAGGTCCCGATCCACATCACCATCTTTCCTTACAAACGAGGAATGTTCATCACattgcaagattgagtccagAAGGTCCAGATCCACACCACCATGTTTCCTTACCAACGGGGAATGTTCATCACATTGAAAgattgagtccaggaggtccAGATTCACACCACCATGATTTCTTGCAAACTAGAAATGTTCATGAAattgcaagattgagtccaggaggtccTAATCCACACCATGACAATTCCTTAAATCCAACGAGTGTCGATCACATTGCAAAATTGAGTCCAGGAGGTCCCGATCCACATCACCATCTTTCCTTACAAACGAGGAATGTTCATCACATTGCAAGATTGAGTCCTGAAGGTCCAGATCCACACCACCATGTTTCCTTACAAAAGGGGAATGTTCATCGCATTGAAAgattgagtccaggaggtccAGATTCACACCACCATGATTTCTTGGAAACTAGAAATGTTCATGGAattgcaagattgagtccaggaggtccTAATCCACACCACGACAATTCCTTACATCCAACGAGTGTCCATCTCACTGCAAAATTAAGTCTAAGAGGTCATAATCCAAACTACCCGAATTCCTTTCAACCTTAG
- the LOC131628673 gene encoding uncharacterized protein LOC131628673 — protein MANLLNMFFSIMLIEVSLLALLIGNSKATHRFIDIKDHIDHQVSLQTRSVHGIARLSPEGPNPHHDNSLQPKSDHHIAKLSPGGPDPHHHLSLQTRNVHHIARLSPEGPDPHLHVSLPTGNVHHIERLSPGGPDSHHHDFLQTRNVHEIARLSPGGPNPHHDNSLNPTSVDLIAKLSPGGPDPHHHLSLQTRNVHHIARLSPDGPDPHHHVSLQTGNVHRIERLSPGGPDSHHHDFLETRNVHGIARLSPGGPNPHHDNSLHPTSVHLTAKLSLRGHNPNYPNSFQP, from the coding sequence ATGGCAAATTTGCTAAACATGTTCTTCTCAATAATGCTTATCGAAGTATCTCTTTTAGCATTGTTGATTGGAAATTCCAAAGCAACTCATCGCTTTATTGATATTAAGGATCATATTGATCACCAAGTTTCCTTACAAACGAGGAGTGTTCATGGCattgcaagattgagtccagAAGGACCTAATCCACACCACGACAATTCTTTACAGCCAAAAAGTGATCATCACATTGCAAAATTGAGTCCAGGAGGTCCCGATCCACATCACCATCTTTCCTTACAAACGAGGAATGTTCATCACattgcaagattgagtccagAAGGTCCAGATCCACACCTCCATGTTTCCTTACCAACGGGGAATGTTCATCACATTGAAAgattgagtccaggaggtccAGATTCACACCACCATGATTTCTTGCAAACTAGAAATGTTCATGAAattgcaagattgagtccaggaggtccTAATCCACACCATGACAATTCCTTAAATCCTACGAGTGTCGATCTCATTGCAAAATTGAGTCCAGGAGGTCCCGATCCACATCACCATCTTTCCTTACAAACGAGGAATGTTCATCACATTGCAAGATTGAGTCCTGATGGTCCAGATCCACACCACCATGTTTCCTTACAAACGGGGAATGTTCATCGCATTGAAAgattgagtccaggaggtccAGATTCACACCACCATGATTTCTTGGAAACTAGAAATGTTCATGGAattgcaagattgagtccaggaggtccTAATCCACACCACGACAATTCCTTACATCCAACGAGTGTCCATCTCACTGCAAAATTAAGTCTAAGAGGTCATAATCCAAACTACCCGAATTCCTTTCAACCTTAG